From Bosea sp. NBC_00550, the proteins below share one genomic window:
- a CDS encoding siderophore-interacting protein codes for MLATSTRIALADPESVLRPLCAHLVEHEAVISEQEGATVIVLDASRARIGLSAAALDVTVEAPDVAALQEMKRAIASHVIEFAPKGAAPEMRWVGDGTGPALPADFRVLAVTGVETITPHMRRIRFRGENLARFDKIDALHVRLFIPPEGVTAPSWPMVGDDGLLLQPPAESRPIVRKYTIREIDSAAGTLAVDFVLHEDAGPGSAFAMRAKTGDLVGMGGPGGRGLKTAERYVFLADETGLPAAARMLENLPPEAVGQAFFEVANAGEEQPLRHPAGIAVTWLHRGDAAPGSLPLLQEAFAALDWQAEGPATYLWAAMEHGGFREIRAAARGKLRPERDQHLVVSYWRNGATDEEHVAAKKAEAAKA; via the coding sequence ATGCTGGCTACCTCGACCCGGATCGCATTGGCCGATCCGGAAAGCGTCCTGAGGCCGCTCTGCGCGCATCTCGTCGAGCATGAGGCCGTGATCAGCGAGCAGGAGGGCGCGACGGTGATCGTGCTCGATGCCAGCCGGGCGCGCATCGGCCTCTCGGCCGCCGCGCTCGACGTCACGGTCGAGGCACCGGATGTGGCGGCGCTGCAGGAGATGAAGCGCGCGATCGCCAGCCATGTCATCGAATTCGCCCCGAAGGGCGCCGCGCCGGAAATGCGCTGGGTCGGCGACGGCACGGGCCCGGCACTGCCGGCCGATTTCCGGGTGCTGGCCGTGACCGGCGTCGAGACGATCACACCGCATATGCGCCGCATCCGTTTCCGCGGCGAGAATCTCGCCCGCTTCGACAAGATCGATGCGCTGCATGTGCGGCTGTTCATCCCGCCCGAGGGTGTGACGGCGCCGAGCTGGCCGATGGTCGGCGATGACGGCCTCCTGCTGCAGCCGCCCGCCGAATCGCGCCCTATCGTCCGGAAGTACACGATCCGCGAGATCGATTCTGCGGCCGGCACGCTGGCGGTCGACTTCGTCCTGCACGAGGATGCCGGCCCCGGTTCGGCCTTCGCGATGCGGGCCAAGACGGGCGATCTGGTCGGGATGGGCGGGCCCGGCGGGCGCGGCCTCAAGACCGCCGAGCGCTACGTCTTCCTCGCGGACGAGACCGGGCTTCCAGCGGCGGCGCGCATGCTGGAGAACCTGCCCCCTGAGGCTGTGGGGCAGGCCTTCTTCGAAGTCGCCAATGCCGGCGAGGAGCAGCCGCTGCGCCATCCGGCGGGCATTGCCGTGACCTGGTTGCATCGCGGCGATGCGGCGCCCGGCAGCCTGCCGCTATTGCAGGAAGCTTTCGCGGCGCTCGACTGGCAAGCGGAAGGGCCGGCCACCTATCTCTGGGCGGCGATGGAGCATGGCGGTTTCCGGGAGATCCGGGCGGCGGCGCGCGGCAAGCTGCGGCCGGAGCGCGACCAGCATCTCGTCGTCAGCTATTGGCGCAACGGCGCGACCGACGAGGAACACGTCGCCGCCAAGAAGGCGGAGGCAGCCAAGGCCTGA
- a CDS encoding ABC transporter substrate-binding protein yields MTIDRRTLLLAGLALPVLSARASEPVTATDVLGRTVRLAAPARRIVLAQGRQLNALGLLHPDPVSLLAGWGNDLERQNADALARYRARFPAIDALPIVGDGGTANGFSLERAIALGPDLVVLSRSLAGTRRGPGDLVEKLEGAGIPVVVVDFFLEPLRDTVPSLRALGRLIGRDEQADKLIAFYEERMQRVASRVAGATRPSVFVHAHAGGYDCCMTAGQGTFNEFVHAAGGRNIAAAMLPGATGQIGLEQLISADPDVYVATGGTHLAKLGGLVLGLGIGEADAEASFAKLLATPSLSTLTAIEKRRAFGFWHLFNDTPLHVVAIEALAKWLHPERFRDIDPAATLAEGARFSAIPLDGTLWIAAPAAGKP; encoded by the coding sequence ATGACGATCGACAGGCGAACGCTGCTTCTGGCCGGTCTGGCCTTGCCGGTTCTGTCCGCAAGGGCGAGCGAACCGGTCACGGCGACCGATGTGCTCGGCCGCACCGTCAGGCTGGCTGCGCCGGCAAGGCGCATCGTGCTGGCACAAGGCCGGCAGCTCAATGCGCTCGGCCTGCTCCATCCCGATCCGGTCAGCCTGCTCGCCGGCTGGGGCAACGACCTCGAACGCCAGAACGCCGATGCGCTCGCCCGCTACCGGGCGCGGTTTCCGGCGATCGACGCGCTTCCCATCGTCGGCGACGGGGGAACGGCTAACGGTTTCTCGCTGGAGCGGGCGATCGCGCTCGGGCCGGATCTCGTCGTGCTCAGCCGCTCGCTCGCCGGCACCCGCCGCGGCCCGGGCGATCTCGTCGAGAAGCTGGAGGGCGCGGGCATTCCGGTCGTGGTCGTCGACTTCTTCCTGGAGCCGCTGCGCGACACCGTGCCGAGCCTGCGGGCGCTCGGGCGGCTCATCGGCCGCGATGAGCAGGCGGACAAGCTGATCGCGTTCTACGAGGAGCGGATGCAGCGCGTCGCGAGCCGCGTCGCGGGCGCAACCCGGCCCTCCGTCTTCGTCCATGCTCATGCCGGCGGCTACGATTGCTGCATGACCGCCGGCCAGGGCACCTTCAACGAATTCGTCCACGCCGCGGGCGGCCGCAACATCGCCGCCGCGATGCTGCCGGGCGCAACCGGGCAGATCGGGCTGGAGCAGCTCATCAGCGCCGACCCCGACGTCTATGTCGCGACCGGCGGCACACATCTGGCGAAGCTCGGCGGGCTGGTGCTCGGCCTCGGCATCGGCGAAGCCGATGCCGAAGCGAGCTTCGCCAAGCTGCTCGCGACACCATCTCTGTCGACGCTCACGGCCATCGAGAAGCGGCGCGCCTTCGGCTTCTGGCACCTCTTCAACGACACGCCGCTGCATGTCGTCGCCATCGAGGCGCTGGCGAAATGGCTCCATCCTGAGCGTTTTCGCGACATCGACCCGGCCGCTACGCTTGCGGAGGGCGCGCGCTTCTCGGCCATTCCGCTCGACGGGACGCTGTGGATCGCGGCCCCGGCAGCCGGCAAACCCTGA
- a CDS encoding alpha/beta hydrolase codes for MQQPNGSDAELQPVMLPQAWQRDFEARDGSRYRLLISIPPDPAPPSGFPAMILVDGHALFATALAAANLQALRPEATGVSPAVIIGIGYPGGQPFDAERRQRDLLPVPDGANRFLDMIAGEILPLVERLAPLDRARRTLVGHSYGGLFALHACFNRPGLFEAHVAGSPSIWWQDRAILASEDAFRLGTPRAGRLLMTVGGLEQGPGLAVGAQRAERLARARMRDNAAEMAERLRASGRVACEFVEFPGENHVSVIPAMLSRAVAFALTGTAQDKVAAA; via the coding sequence GTGCAGCAGCCGAACGGATCAGATGCGGAGCTTCAGCCGGTCATGCTGCCGCAGGCCTGGCAGCGTGACTTCGAGGCCCGGGACGGATCGCGCTATCGGCTGCTGATCTCGATACCACCCGACCCCGCCCCACCAAGCGGCTTCCCGGCGATGATACTTGTCGACGGCCATGCTCTGTTCGCGACGGCCCTAGCCGCCGCAAACCTGCAGGCGCTGAGGCCAGAAGCGACCGGGGTGAGCCCCGCCGTGATCATCGGCATCGGCTATCCCGGCGGTCAGCCCTTCGATGCGGAGCGCCGCCAGCGCGACCTGCTGCCCGTGCCTGATGGCGCCAACCGGTTCCTCGACATGATTGCGGGCGAAATCCTTCCCCTCGTCGAACGCCTCGCCCCGCTCGACCGGGCCCGGCGCACGCTGGTCGGCCATTCCTATGGCGGGCTGTTCGCGCTCCATGCCTGCTTCAACCGGCCCGGTCTCTTCGAAGCCCATGTCGCCGGCAGCCCGTCGATCTGGTGGCAGGATCGCGCGATCCTGGCGAGCGAGGACGCCTTCCGCCTCGGCACGCCCCGCGCCGGACGGCTCTTGATGACAGTAGGCGGTCTGGAGCAAGGGCCGGGGCTCGCCGTGGGCGCGCAGCGAGCCGAGCGACTGGCGCGAGCCCGCATGCGCGACAACGCCGCGGAGATGGCCGAGCGCCTCAGAGCCTCCGGCCGGGTGGCCTGCGAGTTCGTGGAATTCCCGGGCGAGAACCACGTCTCGGTGATCCCGGCGATGCTGTCGCGGGCCGTGGCCTTCGCGTTGACCGGGACGGCACAGGACAAGGTCGCAGCCGCATGA
- a CDS encoding TonB-dependent siderophore receptor, with protein sequence MTGIIIGNRAARRAGVAVAAIVAGWSGAAFGQSGAPTQNGNAISLDTIQVQGEQAGGPVNGYVARRSDTATKTDTPLIETPQSVTVVTRQQMDDQSAQSVGQALRYTASVLAETRLSSGRYDSAFIRGFGGSGGGAGFINNLDGLRYQRGVNFLVPAYEPWGLERVEVLRGPSSVVFGQVKPGGIVNMVSKKPKEEAHGEVQLQFGSYERAQMAFDFGGPVTPDKTWTYRVVGLGRAADTQVDYTREERIFIAPSLTYRPNGATSFTLLTSFQRDPETGFYGFIPAVGTVLPSRAGRIRSEFFPGEPRFEGYSRNQLNAGYEFEHRFNDVFTFRQNVRLSDLESRFRTVAVASIAADQKTLNRRVTVSNENARTAGIDNQLQADFRTGPLTHKLLFGVDGYWMDGSARTGAGGTVQTLDFTNPVYGRVPFALPATPLTKQTTEQYGVYLQDQIKLDRLSLLVGGRFDRAEARTRAVNTGVLTKQDDTARTGRVALMYNFDNGFAPYASYSTSFEPVAGTTFGGQAFKPTEGEQYEAGFKYEPTGWNASFQAAVYQLTQTNVATTDPNNVGFQIQTGEVRARGVEVEARATLFDNFDLVAAYAYTDAEVTRSNGVDLGKRPTVVPRHMASLWALYNFKTGPLAGLGLGGGVRYVGEGAGDPGNTFFTPDYTLFDAMISYDFGALNPSMKAWKLQVNAQNLFDKEYIAGCYAAVQCSFGLRRTVLATLSYRW encoded by the coding sequence ATGACCGGGATCATCATCGGCAATCGCGCGGCGAGACGGGCCGGCGTCGCAGTGGCGGCCATCGTCGCCGGCTGGTCGGGCGCAGCCTTCGGGCAGAGCGGCGCGCCGACACAGAACGGCAACGCAATCAGCCTCGACACCATCCAGGTTCAGGGCGAGCAGGCCGGCGGCCCGGTGAACGGCTATGTCGCCCGGCGCAGCGACACCGCCACCAAGACCGATACGCCGCTGATCGAGACCCCGCAGTCCGTCACCGTGGTCACGCGCCAGCAGATGGACGACCAGAGCGCGCAGAGCGTCGGCCAGGCCCTGCGCTACACCGCCAGCGTGCTCGCCGAGACCCGCCTGTCCTCGGGTCGCTACGACAGCGCCTTCATCCGCGGCTTCGGCGGCAGCGGCGGTGGCGCCGGCTTCATCAACAATCTCGACGGGCTGCGCTACCAGCGCGGCGTCAACTTCCTCGTGCCGGCCTACGAGCCCTGGGGGCTGGAGCGGGTCGAGGTTCTGCGCGGGCCTTCCTCGGTGGTCTTCGGGCAGGTCAAGCCCGGCGGCATCGTCAACATGGTCAGCAAGAAGCCGAAGGAGGAGGCCCATGGCGAGGTCCAACTCCAGTTCGGCAGCTATGAACGGGCGCAGATGGCCTTCGATTTCGGCGGCCCCGTCACCCCCGACAAGACCTGGACCTATCGCGTCGTCGGCTTGGGCCGCGCCGCCGACACCCAGGTCGACTACACTCGCGAGGAACGCATCTTCATCGCGCCCTCGCTGACCTACCGGCCGAACGGGGCGACCTCCTTCACGCTGCTGACCTCGTTCCAGCGCGACCCCGAAACCGGGTTCTACGGCTTCATCCCGGCCGTCGGCACCGTGCTGCCGAGCCGCGCCGGCCGCATCCGCAGCGAGTTCTTCCCGGGTGAGCCGCGTTTCGAGGGCTATAGCCGCAACCAGCTCAACGCCGGCTACGAGTTCGAGCACCGCTTCAACGACGTCTTCACCTTCCGCCAGAATGTCCGGCTCTCCGACCTCGAATCGCGGTTCCGGACCGTCGCGGTCGCGAGCATCGCCGCCGACCAGAAGACGCTGAACCGCCGTGTCACCGTGTCGAACGAGAATGCCCGGACCGCCGGCATCGACAACCAGCTCCAGGCCGATTTCCGCACGGGACCGCTGACCCACAAGCTGCTCTTCGGCGTCGACGGCTACTGGATGGACGGCTCGGCCCGCACCGGAGCGGGCGGCACCGTGCAGACGCTCGACTTCACCAACCCGGTCTACGGACGCGTGCCCTTCGCGCTGCCGGCCACGCCGCTGACCAAGCAGACGACCGAGCAGTACGGCGTCTACCTTCAGGACCAGATCAAGCTCGACCGGCTCTCCCTGCTGGTCGGCGGCCGGTTCGACCGGGCCGAAGCGCGCACCCGGGCCGTCAACACGGGCGTCCTGACAAAGCAGGACGATACGGCCCGCACCGGCCGCGTCGCGCTGATGTATAATTTCGACAATGGCTTCGCGCCCTATGCGAGCTATTCGACCTCCTTCGAGCCGGTGGCCGGCACCACCTTCGGCGGCCAGGCCTTCAAGCCGACCGAAGGCGAACAGTACGAGGCCGGCTTCAAATACGAGCCGACCGGCTGGAACGCCTCCTTCCAGGCCGCGGTCTACCAGCTCACCCAGACCAACGTCGCCACCACCGACCCGAACAATGTCGGCTTCCAGATCCAGACCGGCGAGGTTCGCGCCCGCGGCGTCGAGGTCGAGGCACGCGCCACGCTCTTCGACAATTTCGACCTCGTGGCCGCCTATGCCTATACCGATGCCGAGGTGACCAGGAGCAACGGCGTCGACCTGGGCAAGCGCCCGACGGTGGTGCCGCGCCACATGGCCTCGCTCTGGGCGCTCTACAATTTCAAGACCGGGCCTCTGGCCGGCCTCGGTCTCGGCGGCGGCGTGCGCTATGTCGGCGAAGGCGCCGGTGATCCCGGCAACACCTTCTTCACCCCCGACTACACGCTGTTCGATGCGATGATCAGCTATGATTTCGGCGCCTTGAACCCGTCGATGAAGGCCTGGAAGCTGCAGGTGAACGCCCAGAACCTCTTCGACAAGGAGTACATCGCCGGCTGTTACGCCGCCGTGCAGTGCTCCTTCGGCCTGCGCCGCACCGTCCTGGCGACGCTATCCTATCGCTGGTGA
- a CDS encoding helix-turn-helix transcriptional regulator, which translates to MSVRSSSARLPSASLELFSRNLSLSAGSFFIHEGERVTGPMRPGLKVAVMLEGRQALELDDRPAVVLDGPAVLVAANGGDHVQQRTGLADGELRYALMQFDFDFVAREFGEAVAKAARQACAGDAGFWVRPADAPVRALALQMADCPVGEALRPLYLAGKALELGALVLDRMLGERPPRPARLNPRLREQVHTVRDLLLEAVQEPPSLAELARLSGLNPTKLTAAFRAEFGTSVFEYLQEHRLQQAYAMIASGEANVAVAAFRVGYSPAHFSGLFRKRFGIAPSALR; encoded by the coding sequence ATGTCCGTCCGTTCCAGTTCCGCACGATTGCCTTCCGCAAGCCTGGAGCTGTTCTCGCGCAATCTCTCGCTCTCCGCCGGCTCGTTCTTCATCCATGAGGGCGAGCGCGTCACGGGGCCGATGCGACCGGGGCTGAAGGTTGCCGTGATGCTGGAGGGTCGGCAGGCACTTGAGCTGGACGACCGCCCGGCCGTGGTGCTCGACGGCCCGGCGGTCCTCGTCGCCGCGAATGGCGGCGATCACGTGCAGCAGCGCACCGGGCTAGCCGATGGCGAGCTGCGCTATGCGCTGATGCAGTTCGATTTCGACTTCGTCGCGCGCGAATTCGGCGAGGCCGTCGCGAAGGCTGCACGGCAGGCCTGCGCCGGCGATGCCGGGTTCTGGGTGCGCCCTGCGGATGCGCCGGTCCGCGCCCTGGCGCTCCAGATGGCCGACTGCCCGGTGGGCGAAGCCCTGCGTCCGCTCTATCTCGCCGGCAAGGCGCTCGAACTCGGCGCGCTGGTGCTGGACCGCATGCTCGGCGAGCGGCCGCCGCGCCCCGCACGACTCAATCCACGCCTGCGCGAGCAGGTCCATACCGTGCGCGACCTGCTGCTCGAAGCGGTTCAGGAGCCGCCGAGCCTGGCGGAGCTCGCACGATTGAGCGGCCTCAACCCGACCAAGCTCACGGCCGCCTTCCGGGCCGAGTTCGGCACCAGCGTCTTCGAATATCTGCAGGAGCACAGGCTCCAGCAGGCCTATGCCATGATCGCGAGCGGCGAGGCGAACGTCGCCGTCGCCGCTTTCCGCGTCGGCTACAGCCCCGCTCATTTTTCCGGGCTTTTCCGGAAGCGGTTCGGTATCGCGCCCAGCGCCCTGCGCTGA
- a CDS encoding cupin domain-containing protein produces the protein MSFDVGGRLKEIRLTAGLSQRELAARSGVTHSLISLIEQNRNSPSVASLRKILDGIPMSMVNFFDEDRTPKDKVFFEAPDLLDLTSRLHQVNGGESQGQMSFRQVGDAQAHNLQILHESYEPGADTGIAMLKHDSHEGGVVLSGELEVTVGDQIKVLTPGDAYLFDSRIPHRFRNIGTNRCIVVSACTPPYL, from the coding sequence ATGAGCTTTGATGTCGGCGGCAGGTTGAAGGAAATCAGGCTCACCGCGGGACTTTCCCAGCGCGAACTCGCCGCGCGCTCCGGCGTGACGCATAGCCTGATCTCGCTGATCGAGCAGAATCGGAACAGTCCGTCGGTCGCTTCGCTCCGCAAGATTCTCGACGGCATTCCCATGAGCATGGTGAATTTTTTTGACGAAGACAGAACCCCCAAGGACAAGGTGTTCTTCGAGGCGCCCGACCTGCTCGACCTGACGTCCCGCCTGCACCAGGTCAATGGCGGCGAAAGCCAGGGGCAGATGTCCTTCCGCCAGGTCGGCGATGCCCAGGCGCACAACCTGCAGATCCTGCACGAATCCTACGAGCCGGGCGCCGACACCGGGATCGCGATGCTGAAGCACGATTCCCACGAAGGCGGGGTCGTCCTTTCCGGCGAACTCGAAGTCACGGTCGGCGACCAGATCAAGGTGCTGACCCCGGGCGACGCCTATCTCTTCGACAGCCGCATCCCGCATCGTTTCCGCAATATCGGGACGAACCGCTGCATCGTCGTCAGCGCCTGCACCCCGCCCTATCTCTAG
- a CDS encoding amidohydrolase — protein sequence MTQAETVLLNGRIFCGLAEGFAEALAIGDGKVLAAGSAAEIAALQGAGTKIVDLAGRIAIPGLNDAHMHLLPLGLAMSEVNLRPEEGVNSIDEILRRVAVAAKGRKPGEWVTGRGYDHNELAEGRHPTAEELDRVAPDNPVYIKRTCGHVGVVNSRAMAAAGIGHNTPSPDGGLIERRDNKLTGLLAESAMRLIVEAMPRPSAAELKAAIEKAGHYMLSQGFTSVMDAGVGMLAGMAEIEAYEEVARAGTLPVRTWVCIYGNSDGIGDEAHAAGYRFGRETGLLRYGAMKVFGDGSAGGLTAAMSEAYLVGDPENRGIFIYSDKDMHGYLAHYHKLGYQLAIHAIGDAAIEQVLSGIEKADSAEHPIRGRRHRIEHCGFLTDGQLARMAAAGIDPVPQPAFIYEFGDLYVINLGQSRADASYPMRKWLDAGLHAAASSDAPVCATDPFKNLFTMVTRQTKRHTEIGGAERLSMEEAVHAYTALGAYTQFAEDKLGRLVPGQLADIAVLSHDIFAVPVEAVENEVRCDLTLLGGEVVFDRHGQLAAAAQ from the coding sequence ATGACGCAAGCCGAGACCGTTTTGTTGAATGGCCGCATCTTCTGCGGCTTGGCGGAAGGCTTCGCCGAGGCATTGGCGATCGGAGACGGCAAGGTGCTGGCCGCGGGTTCGGCCGCCGAGATCGCCGCGCTCCAGGGCGCCGGAACGAAAATCGTCGATCTCGCCGGCCGCATCGCCATCCCCGGCCTCAACGATGCGCATATGCACCTGCTGCCGCTTGGCCTCGCCATGAGCGAGGTCAATCTGCGCCCCGAGGAAGGCGTCAACAGCATCGACGAAATCCTGCGCCGCGTCGCGGTTGCCGCCAAGGGCAGGAAGCCTGGCGAATGGGTCACCGGCCGCGGCTATGATCACAACGAGCTCGCCGAGGGACGCCATCCGACGGCTGAGGAACTGGATCGCGTCGCGCCGGACAATCCCGTCTACATCAAGCGCACCTGCGGCCATGTCGGTGTCGTCAACAGCCGCGCCATGGCGGCGGCGGGCATCGGCCACAACACGCCCAGCCCCGACGGCGGCCTGATCGAGCGTCGTGACAACAAGCTCACCGGCCTGCTGGCCGAAAGCGCGATGCGCCTGATCGTCGAGGCGATGCCGCGGCCGAGCGCTGCCGAATTGAAGGCCGCGATCGAGAAGGCCGGGCACTACATGCTGTCGCAGGGCTTCACCAGCGTGATGGATGCCGGCGTCGGCATGCTCGCCGGCATGGCCGAGATCGAGGCCTATGAGGAGGTCGCCCGCGCCGGCACGCTTCCGGTGCGCACCTGGGTCTGCATTTACGGCAATTCTGACGGCATCGGCGACGAGGCCCACGCCGCCGGCTATCGCTTCGGCCGCGAGACCGGCCTGCTGCGCTACGGCGCGATGAAGGTGTTCGGCGATGGCAGCGCCGGCGGCCTGACGGCGGCGATGAGCGAAGCCTATCTGGTCGGGGATCCCGAAAACCGCGGCATCTTCATTTATTCCGACAAGGATATGCACGGCTATCTCGCGCATTATCACAAGCTCGGCTACCAGCTCGCCATCCATGCGATCGGCGATGCCGCGATCGAGCAGGTGCTGTCCGGCATCGAGAAGGCCGACAGCGCCGAGCATCCGATCCGCGGGCGCCGCCATCGCATCGAGCATTGCGGCTTCCTGACCGACGGACAGCTCGCGCGCATGGCCGCCGCCGGCATCGATCCCGTGCCGCAGCCGGCCTTCATCTACGAGTTCGGCGATCTCTACGTGATCAATCTCGGCCAGAGCCGCGCCGATGCCTCCTACCCCATGCGCAAATGGCTCGATGCCGGCCTCCATGCCGCGGCGAGCTCTGACGCCCCGGTCTGCGCCACCGACCCGTTCAAGAACCTCTTCACGATGGTCACTCGCCAGACCAAGCGCCACACCGAGATCGGCGGCGCCGAGCGGCTGAGCATGGAAGAGGCGGTGCATGCCTATACGGCGCTCGGTGCCTACACCCAGTTCGCCGAGGACAAGCTCGGCCGGCTGGTGCCGGGCCAACTCGCCGATATCGCCGTGCTCTCGCACGATATTTTCGCGGTCCCGGTCGAAGCGGTCGAGAACGAGGTTCGCTGCGACCTGACCCTGCTCGGTGGTGAGGTCGTGTTCGATCGTCACGGCCAGCTCGCAGCCGCCGCGCAATAA
- a CDS encoding ABC transporter permease yields MLRHALQRLLLVLPVLLGVLLIGFLLMQVVPTDPAQVRAGPTATQDVVEAIRQELGLNQPLWKQFLIYIGRLAQGDLGVSIINNVPVVQELGNTIGPTLELMFASLIWAIPLGMLLGTAGAYFRGSLLDRAIMAVSVAGVSLPVFFLGLGLIWLFGFKYPILPFTGRTGPLWTWEGIQGVILPAITLGGVFVGPVARMTRTSVLDELGADHVRTARAKGLAEVVVLVRHTLRNALVPVVTLIGLQIGFLLGGAVVTETVFSWPGIGRLAVGAILSSDLPMAQGTIIVLSLGFILVNLTVDVLYAVLDPRVRGA; encoded by the coding sequence ATGCTGCGGCACGCGCTGCAAAGGCTGCTGCTCGTCCTGCCGGTTCTGCTCGGCGTGCTGCTGATCGGCTTCCTGCTGATGCAGGTGGTGCCGACCGATCCGGCGCAGGTCCGCGCCGGCCCGACCGCGACCCAGGACGTGGTCGAGGCCATTCGCCAGGAACTGGGGCTGAACCAGCCGCTCTGGAAGCAGTTCCTGATCTATATCGGCCGCCTCGCACAGGGCGATCTGGGCGTCTCCATCATCAACAACGTCCCCGTCGTGCAGGAGCTCGGCAACACCATCGGGCCGACGCTCGAGCTGATGTTCGCTTCGCTGATCTGGGCCATCCCGCTCGGCATGCTGCTGGGCACGGCCGGCGCCTATTTCCGCGGCTCGCTGCTCGACCGCGCGATCATGGCGGTCTCGGTCGCCGGCGTTTCGCTGCCGGTCTTCTTTCTCGGCCTCGGCCTGATCTGGCTCTTCGGCTTCAAGTATCCGATCCTGCCCTTCACGGGCCGCACCGGTCCGCTCTGGACCTGGGAAGGCATCCAGGGCGTCATCCTGCCGGCGATCACGCTCGGCGGCGTCTTCGTCGGTCCGGTCGCCCGCATGACCAGGACCTCCGTGCTCGACGAGCTCGGCGCCGACCATGTCCGCACCGCCCGCGCCAAGGGGCTGGCCGAGGTCGTCGTCCTGGTCAGGCACACGCTGCGCAACGCGCTCGTGCCGGTCGTCACCCTGATCGGCCTGCAGATCGGCTTCCTGCTCGGCGGCGCCGTCGTCACGGAAACGGTGTTCAGCTGGCCCGGCATCGGCCGGCTCGCGGTCGGCGCCATCCTGTCGAGCGATCTGCCGATGGCGCAGGGCACGATCATCGTGCTCTCGCTCGGCTTCATCCTGGTCAATCTCACGGTGGACGTCCTTTATGCTGTGCTCGATCCGAGAGTGAGGGGCGCCTGA